The genomic stretch AGAGCTTTGGGCCGTGGGGGTTTGCGAGCACCTCGGGCGGCGGCGCCTCATTGGCCGAGATCCACACCGTGGGCCTGACCTCCGAAGACGACAACGGGAACATCGAGCCGCGGGCGGCGGCCCGGTTGCCGTCGTTCGACGACGGCACGATGGCCATGCGACCGGACGGCCGTATGGAGGTAACCTGGAAGCTGCGACCGGACGTGAAGTGGCACAACGGCACGCCATTTACCGCGGACGACGTCGTTTTCAGCGCACAGGTCGCGCGCTTTGCCGCCGACTCTTCACCCCTCAGTCCGGGGCTGGCCAAGTCCGAGCAGGTGGAAGCCCTCGACCCGCTCACGGTTCGCGTAACCTGGCCCACGACGTTCTATCGCGCCCTCTATCTCGGCCATCGCGACCTGTGGCCATTTCCCAAAGCAATCCTCGGGGACGCGTTCGAAGGAGATAAGGAGGCTTTTCTCGATCTTCCGTACTTCACAGACCAATACGTCAATCTCGGACCGTTTCGGCTGGTCGACTTTGGACTGGGGCAGAACATGGTCTACGAGCGGTTCGACGACTTCTTCCTCGGTCGGCCGAAGATCAGCCGGATCGTGGTCGAAGCGATCGAGGATCCCAATACCGCGCTCGCCCACCTGAAGGCTGGCGCCGTCGACCTGATTCCCGAGCAGGCGCTGAACGCCGACGTGGCGCTCCAGCTCCGCGACGAATGGCGGCAGAATGGCGGCGGGAGCGTGCTCGCCCGCCAGAACAACTGGCTCCGTTTCGCGGTCCAGCTGGATCCTCGGTGGGTTGACCCGCCCGAGCTGCGCGACGTCCGGATTCGGCGCGGGCTCCTCCAGGCCATCGACCGGGACGCGGTACGCGAGGCCATCGTGCCGGGCTTTCCGGACACCAGCGGAGACACGTTCGTTCGTCGCACCGATCCGCTCGGCCAGGTGGTCGGCCATCCCTTCGCGCGCTATCCATACGATCCAGCGAGGGCCGCTCAACAGCTCGCCGAAGGGGGCTGGCAGCGCGGCGCCGACGGGCGCCTCGTCAATCGGCAGGAT from Chloroflexota bacterium encodes the following:
- a CDS encoding ABC transporter substrate-binding protein, producing the protein MKSVFWAVARYLPLFVLLACSTRPSHTETGRTSSANAEGAPKTLVIAQLNLTKSFGPWGFASTSGGGASLAEIHTVGLTSEDDNGNIEPRAAARLPSFDDGTMAMRPDGRMEVTWKLRPDVKWHNGTPFTADDVVFSAQVARFAADSSPLSPGLAKSEQVEALDPLTVRVTWPTTFYRALYLGHRDLWPFPKAILGDAFEGDKEAFLDLPYFTDQYVNLGPFRLVDFGLGQNMVYERFDDFFLGRPKISRIVVEAIEDPNTALAHLKAGAVDLIPEQALNADVALQLRDEWRQNGGGSVLARQNNWLRFAVQLDPRWVDPPELRDVRIRRGLLQAIDRDAVREAIVPGFPDTSGDTFVRRTDPLGQVVGHPFARYPYDPARAAQQLAEGGWQRGADGRLVNRQDAPVRVEMRGFPTYAREVAISADYWRQAGLEVNEVIPAAARARQPEYRSTFPAVDTNDRGSGDSVFVAFDSRLQALAENRWSGANFNHYVNPALDRLIDQLYTTVGDEQAQVIKSMADLLADDVPILPLYFKMSFVAVRQGIHAMADDYPATVDSGAAARHAYLWDRD